In one window of Streptomyces sp. NBC_01224 DNA:
- a CDS encoding carboxymuconolactone decarboxylase family protein codes for MTGPFRYTSPVPPKSATGTVADVYAQLGTDFGIERASTFVVLSAAPPLLAGAWAVMRESLLAGRAPRTDKEVVAAGVSLVNRCPFCVVAHTVLLHATGDHRLAETIVRGEQPKDPAHRQLLAWGKDMSTAQPFPAEQAAEYIGTGLAFHFINRIVSSLLTEDMLPGGAQKYRLVRTVAGRSLSGTVRRELMSGESLALLETEGESPCWAAGTAIGTAFGALRTAAHLGAGLLSNEELTVVRESVAAWDGVTPLPLHGAQLPGRDELPGARLALLAARAPYRITDDDVAAWLVPPHTDHCLVHLIAFGAFCAVERIEATLTATMKEHA; via the coding sequence ATGACCGGACCTTTCCGTTACACCTCACCCGTACCGCCGAAGTCGGCGACCGGCACGGTCGCCGATGTGTACGCCCAACTGGGCACCGATTTCGGCATCGAACGTGCCTCGACCTTTGTCGTCCTGTCCGCCGCGCCACCGTTGCTGGCCGGTGCCTGGGCCGTGATGCGGGAGTCCCTGCTGGCCGGGCGGGCGCCGCGCACGGACAAGGAGGTGGTGGCTGCCGGGGTGTCGCTCGTCAACCGCTGCCCGTTCTGTGTGGTCGCGCACACCGTGCTGCTGCATGCCACCGGCGACCACCGGCTGGCCGAGACGATCGTGCGCGGCGAGCAGCCGAAGGACCCCGCGCACCGCCAACTGCTCGCCTGGGGAAAGGACATGAGCACCGCACAGCCGTTCCCGGCCGAGCAGGCCGCGGAGTACATCGGGACGGGACTCGCCTTCCATTTCATCAACCGGATCGTGTCGTCGCTGCTGACCGAGGACATGCTGCCCGGCGGCGCCCAGAAGTACCGCCTCGTGCGGACCGTGGCGGGCCGATCCCTGTCCGGCACCGTGCGCCGTGAGCTGATGTCCGGGGAGAGCCTGGCGCTGCTCGAAACGGAGGGCGAATCACCGTGCTGGGCGGCGGGCACGGCCATCGGCACGGCGTTCGGCGCGCTGCGTACGGCGGCGCATCTCGGCGCGGGGCTGCTGAGCAACGAGGAGCTGACTGTCGTACGGGAATCGGTGGCGGCCTGGGACGGCGTCACTCCCCTGCCGCTGCACGGCGCACAGCTGCCGGGCCGGGACGAGCTGCCGGGCGCCCGGCTTGCGCTGCTCGCGGCCCGTGCGCCGTACCGGATCACCGACGACGACGTGGCCGCCTGGCTCGTACCGCCGCACACCGATCACTGCCTGGTCCATCTGATCGCCTTCGGTGCATTCTGCGCAGTCGAACGCATCGAGGCCACCCTCACCGCCACCATGAAGGAGCACGCATGA
- a CDS encoding class I SAM-dependent methyltransferase — translation MTVADAWNGPLGLHWADHPERYNAMLAGFDAPLFDVAAIGSAERVLDIGCGSGLTTRMAARRAPQGRVTGVDISKPLLERARSLTPTDQFPFVSYELGDAQVHPLEPGGYDVAISRGGVMFFADHIAAFTHIAGALRPGGRLAFICPQPPQADGGEGTALGLLASLLGRDHESENAVATAMASLSEPGRLHKVLGAAGFTEIAAVGVTAATCWGRDAADAVDFFVSRTPGLAVSDATRASMTDVLLAHETPEGVLMRAGAWVVSARRPV, via the coding sequence ATGACCGTCGCCGACGCCTGGAACGGGCCGCTCGGCCTGCACTGGGCCGACCATCCGGAGCGTTACAACGCCATGCTGGCAGGATTCGACGCGCCGCTGTTCGACGTGGCGGCGATCGGTTCCGCCGAACGGGTCCTCGACATCGGCTGCGGCAGCGGCCTCACGACCCGGATGGCCGCGCGGCGCGCCCCGCAGGGGCGGGTCACCGGCGTGGACATCTCAAAACCGCTCCTGGAACGGGCCCGATCCCTCACCCCCACAGATCAATTCCCGTTCGTTTCATACGAGTTGGGTGATGCGCAGGTTCATCCGCTGGAGCCGGGCGGCTATGACGTGGCGATCAGCAGGGGCGGTGTGATGTTCTTCGCCGACCACATCGCCGCGTTCACCCACATCGCCGGTGCGCTGCGGCCGGGCGGCAGGCTCGCCTTCATCTGCCCGCAGCCCCCGCAGGCCGACGGTGGGGAAGGCACGGCGCTGGGCCTGCTGGCCTCGCTGCTGGGGCGGGACCATGAGTCGGAGAACGCGGTGGCGACGGCGATGGCCTCCCTGTCGGAGCCGGGGCGTCTCCACAAGGTCCTGGGGGCGGCCGGGTTCACGGAAATCGCCGCGGTCGGCGTGACCGCGGCCACCTGCTGGGGCCGGGATGCGGCGGACGCGGTGGATTTCTTCGTCTCCCGGACGCCGGGGCTCGCCGTCTCCGATGCCACCCGGGCCTCGATGACGGATGTACTGCTGGCGCACGAGACCCCGGAGGGTGTGCTGATGCGGGCGGGGGCGTGGGTGGTCAGCGCCCGCCGCCCGGTCTGA
- a CDS encoding amidase — protein MSSAEAVETTEPAGPTGLADSAMELAEGHTTSTEQVSAALSRIEASQGTLNAFRHLRAEAALAEAAEADRRLAAGERLPLLGVPVAVKDDTDVVGMPTYFGCDGELPAATADSEVVRRLRAAGAVIVGKTNSCELGQWPFTEGPAFGATRNPWNTGHTPGGSSGGSAAAVAAGLVPAALGSDGAGSVRIPAAWTHLVGIKPQRGRISVHPYSDAFQGLTVNGPLARTVADAALLLDAVAGAHRDDPHRPPPVEASAAARRDPGRLRIAVAWRPPLTLTGSTPHPDVRRAVTALAEALARLGHDVEEARPRYGLIGLGFVPRATAGIAELAARHPDPALLDPRTRSALRTGTRLGGRVVRAAREREVRQHRRIGAFFHTSRAGAGYDVLLTPTTALPPPPIGRFDGLSAWRTDVTMAEACPYAWPWNVLGWPGINVPAGFTSDGLPVGAQLLGPSRSEERLISLAAQLEADRRWYEHRPPAPHTSVRPGGGR, from the coding sequence ATGTCCTCAGCGGAAGCCGTCGAAACGACCGAACCGGCCGGCCCGACCGGACTGGCCGACAGCGCAATGGAGCTGGCCGAAGGCCATACCACCTCGACCGAGCAGGTATCCGCCGCCCTGAGCCGTATCGAAGCGAGCCAGGGCACCCTCAACGCGTTCAGGCACCTGCGCGCCGAGGCCGCACTCGCCGAGGCCGCCGAGGCCGACCGCCGGCTCGCCGCGGGGGAGCGGCTGCCCCTGCTCGGGGTTCCGGTCGCCGTCAAGGACGACACCGATGTCGTCGGGATGCCGACCTACTTCGGCTGCGACGGCGAACTGCCCGCAGCCACCGCCGACAGCGAGGTCGTACGCAGACTGCGGGCGGCCGGGGCCGTGATCGTCGGGAAGACCAATTCCTGCGAGCTGGGCCAGTGGCCGTTCACCGAGGGCCCGGCCTTCGGTGCCACCCGCAACCCCTGGAACACCGGACACACCCCCGGCGGCTCGTCCGGCGGTTCGGCGGCGGCCGTCGCGGCCGGGCTCGTACCCGCCGCGCTCGGGTCGGACGGCGCGGGGTCCGTCCGTATCCCCGCAGCCTGGACCCATCTCGTCGGCATCAAACCGCAGCGCGGCCGGATCTCCGTCCACCCGTACAGCGACGCCTTTCAGGGCCTGACCGTCAACGGCCCCCTGGCCAGGACCGTCGCCGACGCCGCCCTGCTGCTCGACGCGGTCGCCGGAGCCCACCGCGACGACCCGCACCGCCCGCCCCCTGTCGAGGCATCGGCCGCAGCCCGCCGCGACCCGGGCAGACTGCGCATCGCCGTCGCCTGGCGCCCACCGCTCACCCTCACCGGCTCGACGCCCCACCCCGATGTGCGGCGGGCCGTCACCGCACTGGCCGAGGCCCTCGCCCGCCTCGGCCACGACGTCGAGGAGGCCAGGCCCCGCTACGGACTGATCGGCCTCGGCTTCGTCCCCCGCGCCACCGCCGGGATCGCCGAACTCGCCGCCCGCCACCCCGACCCCGCCCTCCTCGACCCGCGCACCCGCAGCGCCCTGCGCACCGGCACCCGGCTGGGAGGCCGGGTGGTGCGCGCGGCCAGGGAGCGGGAGGTGCGCCAGCACCGCAGGATCGGAGCGTTCTTCCACACGTCCCGGGCCGGCGCCGGGTACGACGTACTGCTCACCCCGACGACCGCCCTGCCCCCGCCCCCGATCGGCAGGTTCGACGGGCTGAGCGCCTGGCGCACCGATGTGACGATGGCCGAGGCCTGCCCGTACGCCTGGCCCTGGAACGTACTGGGCTGGCCCGGCATCAACGTACCGGCCGGATTCACCTCCGACGGGCTGCCCGTCGGCGCCCAGCTGCTGGGCCCCTCCCGCAGTGAGGAACGGCTGATCTCCCTCGCCGCCCAGCTGGAGGCCGACCGCCGCTGGTACGAGCACCGGCCCCCCGCCCCTCACACCTCGGTCAGACCGGGCGGCGGGCGCTGA
- a CDS encoding NCS1 family nucleobase:cation symporter-1 translates to MTSTVPPTPPIPPLPPQGRISGPSGRVELAPGAVPTDNRFVNEDLLPVPLDRRRWTTYNFAALWVGMAHNIPSWLLASGLVALGMDWKQAVLTIALANLIVLGPMLLTGHAGPKYGIPFPVLARASFGLRGANLPALIRAAVACAWFGIQTWIGGVGIFTLLGKIFGGWARASEIGGQPWTLWLCFILFWALELAIIYRGMDTLRRFENWAAPFVIVGAVVLLVWVAVKAGGFGPLLDQPSKLGWGKEFWPVFFPSLMGMIAFWATLSLNIPDFTRFGAGQRAQIWGQSLGLPTTMTLFALLSVLVTSGSQAVYGEAIWDPVQLVARTDNVFGLLYALVTVLVATVSVNIAANVVSPAYDLANLAPKLINFRTGALITGVVGVLIMPWKLTETPELYIFTWLGLVGGLLGTVAGILIADYWIVRRTVLDLADLYRPGGRYWYANGWNWRAVAAFAVGGILAIGGSHSAPGTGPFPADGLIPFLKPLADYGWAVGLASSLVLYVVLSGRSGVTPATSGGSAAR, encoded by the coding sequence ATGACATCGACCGTCCCACCCACCCCACCCATCCCACCGCTTCCACCGCAGGGCCGGATATCCGGCCCGTCCGGCCGCGTCGAACTCGCCCCCGGCGCCGTCCCCACCGACAACCGGTTCGTCAACGAGGACCTGCTGCCCGTTCCGCTGGACAGGCGCCGCTGGACGACGTACAACTTCGCCGCGCTCTGGGTCGGCATGGCCCACAACATCCCGTCCTGGCTGCTCGCCTCCGGCCTGGTGGCCCTCGGCATGGACTGGAAGCAGGCCGTCCTGACCATCGCGCTCGCCAACCTGATCGTGCTCGGCCCGATGCTGCTCACCGGGCACGCCGGTCCCAAGTACGGCATCCCCTTCCCCGTTCTGGCCCGCGCCTCCTTCGGTCTGCGCGGCGCCAACCTGCCCGCGCTGATCCGGGCCGCGGTGGCCTGTGCCTGGTTCGGCATCCAGACCTGGATCGGTGGCGTCGGCATCTTCACCCTGCTCGGGAAGATCTTCGGCGGCTGGGCGAGGGCGTCCGAGATCGGCGGGCAGCCGTGGACGCTCTGGCTCTGCTTCATCCTCTTCTGGGCGCTCGAACTCGCCATCATCTACCGGGGCATGGACACCCTGCGACGGTTCGAGAACTGGGCCGCCCCGTTCGTCATCGTCGGTGCCGTGGTGCTTCTGGTCTGGGTCGCCGTCAAGGCCGGTGGCTTCGGCCCGCTGCTCGACCAGCCCTCCAAGCTCGGCTGGGGCAAGGAGTTCTGGCCGGTCTTCTTCCCGTCCCTGATGGGAATGATCGCCTTCTGGGCCACGCTCTCCCTGAACATCCCCGACTTCACCCGCTTCGGGGCCGGCCAACGTGCCCAGATCTGGGGCCAGTCGCTCGGCCTGCCGACCACGATGACGCTCTTCGCTCTGCTCTCGGTTCTGGTCACCTCCGGCTCACAGGCCGTGTACGGGGAGGCGATCTGGGATCCGGTCCAGCTCGTCGCCAGGACCGACAACGTCTTCGGTCTGCTCTACGCCCTGGTCACGGTGCTCGTCGCGACGGTCTCCGTGAACATCGCGGCGAACGTCGTGTCACCCGCGTACGACTTGGCGAACCTCGCACCCAAACTCATCAACTTCCGTACGGGCGCCCTGATCACGGGTGTCGTCGGCGTTCTCATCATGCCGTGGAAACTCACCGAGACCCCCGAGCTGTACATCTTCACCTGGCTCGGTCTGGTCGGCGGACTGCTCGGTACGGTCGCGGGCATTCTGATCGCCGACTACTGGATCGTCCGCCGCACCGTGCTCGACCTCGCGGACCTGTACCGTCCCGGCGGCCGCTACTGGTACGCGAACGGCTGGAACTGGCGGGCGGTCGCCGCGTTCGCCGTCGGCGGCATCCTGGCGATCGGCGGCTCCCACTCCGCCCCCGGCACGGGCCCGTTCCCGGCCGACGGCCTGATCCCGTTCCTCAAGCCGCTCGCGGACTACGGCTGGGCGGTCGGGCTGGCCTCGTCGCTGGTGCTGTACGTGGTGCTCAGCGGTCGGTCCGGGGTCACACCGGCGACATCGGGCGGCTCAGCAGCGCGCTGA
- a CDS encoding TIGR03842 family LLM class F420-dependent oxidoreductase produces the protein MEFGLVLQTDPPASAVVGLMRRAERNGFRYGWTFDSAVLWQEPFVIYSQILEHTEHLVVGPMVTNPGTRTWEVTASTFATLNDMFGNRTVCGIGRGDSAMRVAGRKPNTLARLGEAIDVIRDLAEGREATVDGQPVQIPWVKDGRLPVWMGAYGPKALALAGQKADGFILQLADPFLTEWMIKAVRDAAAQAGRDPDSVTICVAAPAYVSDDLDHAREQCRWFGGMVGNHVADLVSRYGEHSGLVPEALTAYIAGRSGYDYSHHGRAGNPDTAFVPDEIVDRFCLLGPAEAHIEKLRALRDLGVDQFAVYNMHDAREATIDAYGSDIIPALST, from the coding sequence ATGGAATTCGGACTCGTCCTCCAGACCGACCCGCCCGCCTCGGCCGTCGTCGGCCTGATGCGTCGCGCCGAGCGCAACGGCTTCCGCTACGGCTGGACCTTCGATTCGGCGGTGCTCTGGCAGGAGCCGTTCGTCATCTACAGCCAGATCCTCGAACACACCGAACACCTCGTCGTCGGCCCCATGGTCACCAACCCGGGCACCCGCACCTGGGAGGTCACCGCCTCCACCTTCGCCACCCTCAACGACATGTTCGGCAACCGCACCGTCTGCGGCATCGGGCGCGGCGACTCGGCGATGCGCGTCGCCGGACGCAAGCCCAACACCCTGGCCCGCCTCGGCGAGGCCATCGACGTCATCCGCGACCTCGCCGAGGGACGGGAGGCCACCGTCGACGGGCAGCCGGTCCAGATCCCCTGGGTGAAGGACGGCAGACTGCCCGTCTGGATGGGCGCGTACGGCCCGAAGGCGCTCGCCCTCGCCGGACAGAAGGCCGACGGCTTCATCCTCCAGCTCGCCGACCCGTTCCTCACGGAGTGGATGATCAAGGCGGTACGGGACGCGGCGGCACAGGCGGGCCGCGACCCGGACTCCGTGACCATCTGCGTCGCCGCCCCCGCCTATGTGAGCGACGACCTCGACCACGCCCGCGAGCAGTGCCGCTGGTTCGGTGGCATGGTCGGCAACCATGTCGCGGACCTGGTCTCCCGGTACGGCGAGCACTCCGGACTCGTCCCCGAGGCCCTGACCGCGTACATCGCCGGCCGGTCCGGCTACGACTACAGCCACCACGGCCGCGCCGGAAATCCCGACACGGCCTTCGTACCGGACGAGATCGTCGACCGGTTCTGCCTGCTGGGCCCCGCCGAGGCACACATCGAGAAGCTCCGGGCCCTGCGCGATCTGGGCGTCGACCAGTTCGCCGTCTACAACATGCACGATGCACGCGAGGCGACGATCGACGCCTACGGCTCCGACATCATCCCCGCCCTGTCCACCTGA
- the hydA gene encoding dihydropyrimidinase: MTRTLITGGLVITAAEELHADVLIENGRVVAMATTGSQDWTADRVIDASQKYVIPGGVDAHTHMELPFGGTFASDTFETGTRAAAWGGTTTIIDFAVQSQGHSLRAGLDAWYAKADGKCAIDYAFHMIVSDVNEHTLKEMDGLVEEGVSSFKFFMAYPGVFYSDDGQILRAMQRASGNGGLIMMHAENGIAIDVLIEQALARGETDPRHHGEVRKVLLEAEATHRAIQLARVAGSPLYVVHVSAEEAVAELAAARDKGLPVFGETCPQYLFLSTDNLEEPDFQGAKYVCSTPLRPREHQAALWRGLRTNDLQVVSTDHCPFCFRGQKELGRGDFSKIPNGLPGVENRMDLLHQAVLDGHLTRRRWIEIACATPARMFGLYPKKGTIAPGSDADIVLYDPHAEQVISAETHHMNVDYSAYEGKRITGRVETVLSRGEVVIDGRKFTGRAGHGMYTPRATCQYLD; encoded by the coding sequence ATGACTCGAACTCTCATTACCGGTGGCCTTGTGATTACTGCTGCCGAAGAGTTGCACGCGGATGTTCTGATCGAGAACGGCCGTGTCGTGGCGATGGCGACCACGGGTAGCCAGGACTGGACTGCCGATCGCGTGATTGATGCCTCCCAGAAGTATGTGATCCCGGGTGGGGTCGACGCGCACACGCACATGGAGCTGCCGTTCGGTGGCACCTTCGCGTCGGACACGTTCGAGACCGGGACGCGAGCCGCAGCCTGGGGTGGGACGACGACGATCATTGATTTCGCGGTGCAGTCACAAGGGCATTCGCTCCGGGCGGGATTGGACGCCTGGTACGCCAAGGCCGATGGAAAATGCGCGATCGATTACGCATTCCACATGATCGTGTCGGACGTCAATGAACACACACTCAAGGAAATGGACGGACTCGTCGAAGAAGGCGTTAGTTCGTTCAAATTTTTTATGGCGTATCCGGGGGTCTTCTATTCGGATGACGGGCAGATCCTGCGTGCCATGCAGCGGGCCTCCGGCAACGGCGGGCTGATCATGATGCACGCTGAGAACGGCATCGCGATCGACGTCCTCATCGAACAGGCCCTGGCGCGCGGGGAGACCGACCCCCGCCACCACGGCGAGGTCCGCAAGGTCCTCCTGGAGGCCGAGGCCACCCACCGTGCCATCCAGCTCGCCCGGGTGGCCGGATCCCCGCTCTACGTGGTCCACGTCTCCGCCGAGGAAGCCGTGGCCGAGCTGGCCGCCGCCCGGGACAAGGGCCTGCCCGTCTTCGGCGAGACCTGCCCGCAGTACCTCTTCCTCTCCACCGACAACCTGGAGGAGCCCGACTTCCAGGGAGCGAAGTACGTCTGCTCCACCCCGCTGCGCCCCCGCGAACACCAGGCGGCGTTGTGGCGGGGGCTGCGGACCAACGACCTCCAGGTGGTCTCCACCGACCACTGCCCGTTCTGCTTCCGCGGCCAGAAGGAGCTCGGCCGCGGGGACTTCTCCAAGATCCCGAACGGGCTGCCGGGGGTGGAGAACCGTATGGACCTCCTCCACCAGGCCGTCCTGGACGGTCACCTCACCCGCCGCCGCTGGATCGAGATCGCCTGCGCGACCCCGGCCCGGATGTTCGGCCTCTACCCGAAGAAGGGCACCATCGCGCCGGGTTCCGACGCCGACATCGTCCTCTACGATCCGCACGCCGAGCAGGTCATCTCCGCCGAGACCCATCACATGAACGTGGACTACTCGGCGTATGAAGGAAAGCGCATCACCGGCCGGGTAGAAACGGTTCTCTCGCGCGGTGAAGTCGTCATCGACGGACGGAAGTTCACCGGTCGGGCCGGTCACGGAATGTACACCCCGCGCGCCACCTGTCAGTACCTGGACTAG
- a CDS encoding NAD-dependent succinate-semialdehyde dehydrogenase gives MTTTQYAIVDPATGVTVRRYPQATDVSIAQALAASAAAQADWRGRPVEDRAALLHRVADLHAERRDDLAALITQEMGKPVTQAGIEIDIVVSIYRYYADNGAAFLADEELAVVAGGTAVVRKEAVGPLLGIMPWNYPYYQVARFAAPNLMLGNTILLKHAPQCPASALAMEQIFRDAGLPDGAYINLFASDEQVADVIADPRVQGVSLTGSERAGAAVAEIAGRHLKKVVLELGGSDPFLVLGGADLTRAVQQAFIGRFGNAGQACNAAKRIIVLDEQHDEFVEQFTAEVRAVEPGDPTDPATFLGPLSSVAAAEGLAAQVDDAVAHGATVLTGGHRIDRPGAWYEPTVLTGVTDRMRAFHEELFGPVALIHRVADEEEAIALANNSPYGLGAVVQCDDEEHALRVADRLEAGMVYINDAPGTAAELPFGGIKRSGIGRELGRYGMDEFANKKLIRVKR, from the coding sequence ATGACCACCACTCAGTACGCCATCGTCGACCCGGCCACCGGAGTAACGGTCCGGCGCTACCCACAGGCCACCGACGTATCGATCGCCCAGGCCCTGGCCGCCTCCGCCGCCGCGCAGGCCGACTGGCGCGGGCGCCCCGTCGAGGACCGGGCGGCCCTGCTGCACCGCGTCGCCGATCTGCACGCCGAACGCAGGGACGACCTGGCCGCCCTGATCACTCAGGAGATGGGCAAGCCCGTCACACAGGCCGGGATCGAGATCGACATCGTCGTGTCGATCTACCGCTACTACGCCGACAACGGCGCCGCCTTCCTCGCCGACGAGGAACTGGCCGTCGTCGCGGGCGGCACCGCCGTCGTCCGCAAGGAGGCGGTCGGGCCGCTCCTGGGGATCATGCCGTGGAACTACCCCTACTACCAGGTTGCCCGGTTCGCGGCTCCCAATCTGATGCTGGGCAACACGATCCTGCTCAAGCACGCCCCCCAGTGTCCCGCGTCCGCGCTCGCCATGGAGCAGATCTTCCGTGACGCGGGCCTGCCCGACGGGGCCTACATCAACCTCTTCGCCTCCGACGAGCAGGTGGCCGACGTCATCGCGGACCCGCGGGTGCAGGGCGTCTCGCTGACCGGCTCCGAGCGGGCGGGGGCCGCAGTCGCCGAGATCGCCGGAAGGCACCTGAAGAAGGTCGTACTGGAGCTCGGCGGCTCCGACCCCTTCCTCGTGCTCGGCGGTGCCGACCTGACCCGCGCCGTCCAGCAGGCCTTCATCGGCCGGTTCGGCAACGCGGGCCAGGCCTGCAACGCGGCCAAGCGCATCATCGTCCTCGACGAGCAGCACGACGAGTTCGTCGAGCAGTTCACCGCCGAGGTGCGGGCGGTCGAGCCCGGCGACCCCACCGACCCCGCCACCTTCCTGGGCCCGCTCTCCTCCGTCGCCGCCGCCGAGGGGCTCGCCGCCCAGGTCGACGACGCGGTGGCACACGGCGCGACGGTCCTCACCGGAGGCCACCGCATCGACCGCCCCGGCGCCTGGTACGAGCCGACGGTCCTCACCGGGGTGACTGACCGGATGCGCGCCTTCCACGAGGAACTGTTCGGCCCCGTCGCCCTCATCCACCGAGTGGCCGACGAGGAAGAGGCGATCGCGCTCGCCAACAACAGCCCGTACGGCCTCGGCGCGGTCGTCCAGTGCGACGACGAGGAGCACGCACTGCGAGTCGCCGACCGCCTGGAAGCCGGGATGGTGTACATCAACGACGCCCCCGGCACCGCCGCCGAGCTCCCCTTCGGAGGGATCAAGCGGTCCGGGATCGGCCGTGAACTCGGCAGGTACGGCATGGACGAGTTCGCCAACAAGAAGCTGATTCGCGTCAAGCGCTGA
- a CDS encoding thiamine pyrophosphate-dependent enzyme: MSPASARPGTDRARTRSAGHAIVESLALHGVRRVFAVPGESYLDLLDGLHDSDITTVVCRHEGGAAYMAEAHGKLTGEPGVAMVTRGPGAANAYVAVHAAWQDATPLVLFVGLIPSDHRDREAFQDFDPRAWFGTQAKRVLLLDQPERASELVAEAFFAARSGRPGPVVVGLPEDIITRPAPPELHPVVPVTDGGVAPAELDALRELFVRAQRPLILAGGPRWTPRAAARLTAFAERHRIPVAQDWRASDRVPFDSPVNTGQLGYGRLDSLARRVEEADLLLCVGGVLTDVPSDGYTLRQSPSSTTVVANIDATLRGRSGALTRQILAAPDTFTEALAGLDLTGHPDWTRWTAEAREEQARHAALPAEARTGAGLPVTAPGTAHMTSVVAELVERLPDDAVYTFGAGNHCIWAQRYLPTRLFPSQLSMRNGSMGYSVPAALAASLESPGRLTVAIAGDGEFLMNGQEIATAVQYGAAFLVILMDNRQYGTIREHQERHYPGRISGTQLANPDFAAYARAFGAHGETVTADDQAAGAVERALKAVTDERRPAVIHVVVDQNIPLP, encoded by the coding sequence ATGTCACCCGCTTCCGCACGCCCCGGCACCGACCGTGCCCGCACCCGCTCCGCCGGTCACGCCATCGTCGAGTCCCTTGCCCTGCACGGGGTACGGCGTGTCTTCGCCGTCCCCGGCGAGAGCTACCTCGACCTCCTCGACGGACTGCACGACTCCGACATCACCACCGTCGTCTGTCGCCACGAGGGCGGCGCCGCCTACATGGCGGAGGCGCACGGAAAGCTCACCGGTGAGCCCGGCGTCGCCATGGTCACCCGCGGCCCGGGCGCCGCCAACGCCTATGTGGCCGTCCACGCCGCCTGGCAGGACGCCACACCGCTCGTTCTGTTCGTCGGCCTGATCCCGAGCGACCATCGCGACCGTGAGGCCTTCCAGGACTTCGACCCGCGTGCCTGGTTCGGTACACAGGCCAAGCGCGTCCTCCTCCTCGACCAGCCGGAGCGCGCCTCCGAACTGGTCGCCGAGGCCTTCTTCGCCGCCCGTTCGGGCCGTCCCGGGCCGGTCGTCGTCGGGCTGCCCGAGGACATCATCACCCGCCCCGCACCGCCGGAGCTCCACCCGGTCGTCCCGGTGACGGACGGCGGCGTCGCCCCCGCCGAACTCGACGCGCTGCGCGAGCTGTTCGTCCGCGCCCAGCGTCCGCTCATCCTCGCCGGCGGCCCCCGCTGGACCCCTCGCGCCGCCGCCCGGCTCACCGCCTTCGCCGAACGCCACCGCATTCCGGTCGCCCAGGACTGGCGGGCTTCCGACCGGGTGCCCTTCGACTCACCGGTCAATACAGGCCAGTTGGGATACGGGCGGCTCGACTCGCTGGCCCGCCGGGTCGAGGAGGCCGACCTGCTGCTCTGCGTCGGCGGCGTACTGACCGACGTGCCCAGCGACGGCTACACGCTGCGCCAGTCCCCGTCGTCCACCACCGTCGTCGCCAACATCGACGCCACCCTGCGCGGTCGCAGCGGCGCCCTCACCCGGCAGATACTCGCAGCCCCCGACACCTTCACCGAAGCCCTGGCCGGCCTCGACCTGACCGGTCACCCCGACTGGACGCGGTGGACCGCCGAGGCCCGCGAGGAGCAGGCCCGGCACGCCGCACTGCCCGCCGAGGCCCGCACCGGTGCCGGGCTCCCGGTGACCGCACCCGGCACCGCCCACATGACGAGCGTCGTCGCCGAACTCGTCGAACGGCTCCCCGACGACGCCGTCTACACCTTCGGTGCCGGCAACCACTGCATCTGGGCCCAGCGCTATCTGCCGACCCGGCTCTTCCCCAGCCAGCTCAGCATGCGCAACGGCTCCATGGGCTACAGCGTCCCGGCCGCCCTCGCCGCCTCGCTGGAGAGCCCCGGCCGGCTGACCGTCGCCATCGCGGGTGACGGCGAGTTCCTGATGAATGGTCAGGAGATCGCCACGGCAGTGCAGTACGGTGCGGCCTTTCTCGTGATCCTGATGGACAACCGGCAGTACGGAACTATCCGCGAGCACCAGGAACGCCACTATCCGGGCCGGATCAGTGGCACCCAGCTCGCCAACCCCGACTTCGCCGCCTACGCGCGTGCCTTCGGCGCCCACGGCGAGACCGTCACCGCCGACGACCAGGCGGCCGGGGCCGTCGAGCGTGCGCTCAAGGCCGTGACGGACGAGCGCAGGCCCGCCGTCATCCACGTCGTCGTCGACCAGAACATCCCCCTGCCGTAA